The following nucleotide sequence is from Salvia miltiorrhiza cultivar Shanhuang (shh) chromosome 7, IMPLAD_Smil_shh, whole genome shotgun sequence.
aacatgaacttcttcgtcggatgaagaatttgaggaagaattattgttggaagaattggtggatgaagacattttttttaagaattgaagagaaaatgagtaGTTTGATGTAGTGTTTGTGATTGAGGAAGGGAatatatataggtgaaaaaggaaaaaaaagaaaaaaaaatttggccgAGAAGACCGTTGGCTTCAACGGTCAAATGaccgtttaattttttttttttttaattcgaattttttttttccggaaatggggcgcgtgtaaaacacgcccctccttcgctcccactATTGCCGAGTGCGTTCGAACGCCCCCCTCCCTTCGCTCTCGGATGCGGCAACGgcgctgggtgcgataggccgggttcgatccggccatcgcacccagCGATGCTGATGCTCTTATAAGACCTTAAAAAAGACACTTTCTTATAGGGATGAGGTTAAGATTATTTCGGTAGGAAAAGGTATCAAAATTGCAACTAtgcacagagagagagagctagAGCTATTGAAAAAAGATCACAAATTTACAATTTATACGTTCAAACCTAAAAGAAATAGAAGACATAAACAACCTATATGTTCAAACCTAAAAGAAATAGCTCGGATTAAATGAATACAAAGCCATATTCACAGCAAACTTCAACGAATCATAGTGGCAAAAATCGAAAACTGTAACTACAAATCCACACCATCGAGGGCAGCATCTCAAACGCAGCCTGCCCCTCGCTACCACGCTTAAATGAAAGCATGTTCATCATCACTCTGCAGTCTTGTTGACTCGGACTTGATGTTGTGGAGAGACATTCTCTGCAGACAATAAGCAAGAAGGCGGGTGTATCATACCTGAGCTTCTGCCGTATGCTTCCCAGCAGAACGACTTTGTATTCCCAGACAACGACACGAGTTCAATATCTTCCAAGTATAGCCTCTTGCATGGATGGCTCTCACTGCATGACAATGTGATAGCCTCCTCTGTTGCTGATGTGCCTCTGATGTTACGGAAGGAGATGCTGTCGATGCTCACTGCTGAAGTCTGTATTGCAAGAACATTCAATATTCAATAATGAAAGTGAACTATAGAATCTTGAATAGAGTATATTTTTGCTTGCAGAGAACTCTTTTCTTGTTTAAGTTAAATGAAGACAAAGAAACCTGACTTATTTGTGTTTGAGTGAAAATGGTAGTAGCTTTTGAAGTTAGCAACTCCTTTCATTATATATGATTTGAAGTATAAAGCCATTGATATGTATTTTTCAAGTTTTGAAAATATAGAAATTGAAATGGGAATCATCAACTCCCATCGTAGAATAAGTTAACCTTATAAATGAAGAGAAAAACATACTAGTGTGGCATTTGTGAACTATTTCAGTTGATTAGTTAAACTACAATATTTTAAATGGTACCTGGTTTGCACAAGGCGATGAAGAGTCACAATAATATTGATCTATTATAATGGGATGAGAAACATTATGCATCAGTATGTTCTGAAAGATAATCTTCTGTGCATAACCGCTGCCTCCCTATGAATTTCATAATATAGAGATAAGATATATGGTTAGCAAAAATTATTAATCAATAAAGTATATCAAAGATTTTAATGTGCAGTAAATGGAACCACAACAAAAAGAAGTGGTGGAGAAAGATTACCTGCCATGTTTTGATCCTGACCCCGTTCTCAGTATCAAACAAAGTCACGCCATCGACAACAATATCATGTACCATAGCCGATGAATTCGATTTTCCCAAACTTCCTATACTGCATGATGATCAATATTAGATATGTAGCAATTGTTACAACTTTTTTTTAACTTAACCAATACCTGATACCATGAACAGGTCCACAAATGACATTGCTTATACTAATTCTTGTAGAATTGCTAACTATGGATACACAGTCATCTCCTGCAAAAACAATTTTGGGAGATGTTTAATGTTTGAGAAAATTATTGGATAATGTAGTAGCAGTGGGGTTCAGATATCACGAGCAACAAACCTGTAGCGATAGTGGCATCCTTGAGTTGGACCTGTGTTGATTCACTTATATGAACCCCATCGGTGTTAGGGCTATCAGATGGTGCTATAACTCTGAGTCGAGAAGCTGCAACATGCCTACAGTTAGTGAACACCATGTGATTCTTTTGGCTGTCAACCAAAGTGATGTCCCTGATTTTCAAGTTGTTGCATTTGTGGAAAGTGATAGCCTGCATTAGCATTCATTGACATCAATCAACAAAGCTACAACACAAGTGGAAAACGCATCTTCTTCTAGATTGATGAAGTGACAGCAAAAGGAGAGACAGGGATTTTGCCTAAACTCTTGGTAAAATGCAAGAGAAGTACTAACCCTTGGTGCATTGGTGCAAGGCTGCCAAAGAAATACACAAATGAGTTTTAGAAACATTTCTTCATCAGGTAAAGAAAAGGAAACGTGCAGTAACTAAGCAGTTTTGCAGAGAATATACTGAAGGAAGTAAGGCATACATACATGTGATTTGTTTCTCTTGCATGATTGATCCCACCATTTTTCACCCATACCATTGATTACTCCACCCCCCTCTACTGTGAGGTCGTTCACATCATGAAAATAGAGCCATTTAAGAGCATCAAAAGCATCCCAGACCTCAGGGTCTCGTGGTGCAACGACAGTACCAGAAATCTACAGGCATTGCAAAGCAGTCGGTACATTATGTAGGTTTTGCTACGAGGGCTCATCTAACTAGTAATAGCCTATAAATTGTTGAGATGGGAGTATTAGGGGATTTAGATCTTCTTACTCTCAAGGTCACATTTGATTTGCAAGGCCCACCAAAGTTAGTAGGATTGACTAGATAAGAATTCCCAGAAGGAATAACAATTTTCGCTGGCGAAGAAGATACGGAACAGGCAACCTTCCAAACATCTTGCAGAATCTGATGCCACCAAATGACAATGGGCTAAAGTTACAAATCACTTAAAAATGGAACCTTGCAACAATGGTGCATTTTGTATTAATTGTTACGATGGGATCACCATAATATTCTTTCCCAACTTAACACATATGAAGACTTCCAAATCACGAGACCAGAAACCAAACAAGATGGAAAAAAGGATGGGATTAAGGTGTTGAATCAAGATTAGTATAAGCAAATTCTCAATCTCCCAAAAAAACAGAAATTGGATTTCAGTATAGAATCATAGATGTTAAGCTCAAATCCCCTTAATCAAGATGTCAAGACTATTAAGAAAAAAGATGCCAAGCTCTTCACAATAAAACTACCAGAATTTGGAAACTAAATTACTTTTTCTGGAAAACAACAAAATTCCAGGAACTCCCAAAATGTGGCTATTATtaacttgaaaataaaatatttgtaaaacgAACATTACAGCATATTGTTATCAAAATTCCCGCTAAAACAGCAACCAATCCATAACATGTCATAGCACCGACAAATACACACTTCTCACGCAGTAAAATGCTACAGTTTGTTCCCTTCCCATGAACTCAAAAACCGAAGATAAAAGATGCAACATTTAAGaaacaataaataaagaatGAAGGAAATGCTATTATGCTGTGAAAATGTGATTTTTAAGAAAGAAGGAAACTTTACCTTGCTGTCATCAGCGATTCCATCCCCTTTAGCACCAAATTTATCAATATTTAGAACTACAGTTTTTTGCCTGCTGCTGTTTCTTGAGAGCCCAGATGAAGGGAGCTGAATTATGGGATCGAAACCATTTGATTTTGCAGCGTTTGAGAGAAAATAAAGGATGATGAACAATACGTGAAGAAAAGAATATttgaaacaaaaagaaaaggtttttggagaaGAAGCAGTTTTCATCTCCACCACTTAATTTCATAAACGGATGAAACGTAGCATTATTGTATATATCTATGTGGTGTCAATTCGGACTGCCTCCAACTTAATTTCATCTACTTCGAGTTgtacaaaagaaaaagagaattagTATAAAGTTTAATTGTATCAAAATTACTACACTATTTTTTTAACTGATCAAaattactatattaaaaagtatATTTATAATGTACAAATATTTTTACCATGAACACAAAGTATGAAAAGTGTATTTTACTATAGGTGTTTGTCGGAGGATGTCACATACATAAAATCAAATCCTATAAATACATGGCCATGGGTCTtgcataaaagaaaaaaaacaaaggaaaaCAAAGTAGCTAAAAATAGAGAATACAATGAAACTAGTCAAAGTTGAGAAGGCCTTATTCTTCCTAGTTTGTAGGATAGACGAAGATTGTTGCTTCTTAGCCCCTCTTCTCTCACCATCTTTTGGAATCTCTCTACTTGTTccatttcattaaaatcaacTTCAAGTTGAAGCTCCTCATTCCCAAAACTCTCTTGTTCCACCATTATTCTCATTGCCGAAACCGCAGCAGACACACTACAACTCTTCAATTGAATAAGCCTAAGTGTTGGTATTTCTCCAATATCACAAGGAATCTCACTCAATTTTGGTGATTTCTGAATGCAAATATTCTCAAGGACCGGAAAATGGGAGCTCTGTGCATCCCAAGAAATCAAATCATCACAACTATAAATCGTCAATCTTTTCAGGCGAGGGAATTCCTCCTCAACGAGGCTCCACTCACTTCCTTTGATAATATATACTACTAAAGATCCAAGATGGGCCAAGGATTTAATCATCATTGTCAATTCTTCCCACTCAAGATGACAATTCCACAACCCCAACTCCTCAACTGAACTTGGGAATGTCAAGCTTAGAACAACATCACGCCACTTGGAATCACCACGAAATTGACACTTAAATGAATGTAGATTTATGAAACGACCAAGATTGTGGAGGCAATAATATGAGCTTGCTTCACAATCACTGGGGAAATGGTTATACTCCATGGAAAGTTCCTTGATGTTGGGCATTCTTATGCAAACCTCTTCTGTCAATCTCAAATTTACTACTCCTATAAGTGTGTGTAGGTTTCGCAATACAATGCATTCTCCCAGAAGAGGATCAGGAAGATGAATTCGAATGAACTCAACATGCATAAGCTGTGGCATCTCCCAAATCCCACACGGTGCATTAATTAGCACACCAAAATTGTGTACAGTTAATGTTTGCAAATTCCAGAACAAGGGTATTGATGAAGGAAGGTAGATGTCGCGCACGCTCATAGTAGTGGCTTTCTCACAATAGAAAGCAAGATAGCGCAAGTTAAGTTGCTGAGAAATAGCACCTGTCAAACATCCCTCATCCTTCTGCACCGATAAATTGCTGACACTAGCCGATACTCTCAGTAACCTCAACTCAATCGGCAATTCATCAACTGACCACTTTCTACGGTGTATAATGGAACGGACCAGAGGCAGAGCACCAGCAATATCAAGGTTAATCTTCCCCTCCTGAATCACAATGTGACGCTCCAGCTCTATGCCTATGGCTTGTGTGGTATTTTGAAGCACGCACATAAACTTATCTTTCTTACCTACCTTCATGCACAACTCTCTCACTATATCGTGAACACTACAATACCCAACTTTTCCATTCCACATCCTTTCCTGAACTAAAATAAGATTCCTGTCAATCAGATCATTAAGATAATCTTCAGCAACCTCTTCCAGACTTAGAGATTTATTTGGTTTTATAAATCCCTCAGCAACCCAAAATCTAAGGAGTTTAGAGGCATCAAATCTTTCATCTTCTTGATAAATCCCCATATATAGAAAACATGGCTTTAGATAAGCAGGGAGatgctcataactcaaactaaTTATGTTCAGGCATTGCTCATCCTCCTCTAAACTCGAAATTGGGTTCATAAAATTGGCAACCTTCTCCCAGTATTCAATTGCCCTAG
It contains:
- the LOC130993770 gene encoding putative late blight resistance protein homolog R1B-16 — protein: MAAYAALVSLLNDLELIPNHPIHSFSFDNKQITSLSQTVHFLIDFMETYDSHGCTRETAEALERRIASAAHAAHDVIESHVIDQLHAGSTLGGKATFCFLPDLQKAIDDMEFVKRETIQFKVKSGVKAEQPTYSAPTSSEALNSGKNLMVGFNAALVGLMEMLTGDPSNKRVIPVVGMGGMGKTTLARNVYEHLHIQHHFDVRLWATISHDYKIESILTELLFGERRSATGGDFNRLGEELHKMLWGRRYLIVLDDMWGVEAWDEMHMFLPDNGNGSCVIVTSRLSNLAAHLSSSPFTMNFLDDDTSWELFCAKVFGEENCPAELEETGKKIAKRCKGLPLSIVVIGGHLRRLSRAIEYWEKVANFMNPISSLEEDEQCLNIISLSYEHLPAYLKPCFLYMGIYQEDERFDASKLLRFWVAEGFIKPNKSLSLEEVAEDYLNDLIDRNLILVQERMWNGKVGYCSVHDIVRELCMKVGKKDKFMCVLQNTTQAIGIELERHIVIQEGKINLDIAGALPLVRSIIHRRKWSVDELPIELRLLRVSASVSNLSVQKDEGCLTGAISQQLNLRYLAFYCEKATTMSVRDIYLPSSIPLFWNLQTLTVHNFGVLINAPCGIWEMPQLMHVEFIRIHLPDPLLGECIVLRNLHTLIGVVNLRLTEEVCIRMPNIKELSMEYNHFPSDCEASSYYCLHNLGRFINLHSFKCQFRGDSKWRDVVLSLTFPSSVEELGLWNCHLEWEELTMMIKSLAHLGSLVVYIIKGSEWSLVEEEFPRLKRLTIYSCDDLISWDAQSSHFPVLENICIQKSPKLSEIPCDIGEIPTLRLIQLKSCSVSAAVSAMRIMVEQESFGNEELQLEVDFNEMEQVERFQKMVREEGLRSNNLRLSYKLGRIRPSQL
- the LOC130992137 gene encoding probable polygalacturonase At1g80170, producing MKTASSPKTFSFCFKYSFLHVLFIILYFLSNAAKSNGFDPIIQLPSSGLSRNSSRQKTVVLNIDKFGAKGDGIADDSKILQDVWKVACSVSSSPAKIVIPSGNSYLVNPTNFGGPCKSNVTLRISGTVVAPRDPEVWDAFDALKWLYFHDVNDLTVEGGGVINGMGEKWWDQSCKRNKSHPCTNAPRAITFHKCNNLKIRDITLVDSQKNHMVFTNCRHVAASRLRVIAPSDSPNTDGVHISESTQVQLKDATIATGDDCVSIVSNSTRISISNVICGPVHGISIGSLGKSNSSAMVHDIVVDGVTLFDTENGVRIKTWQGGSGYAQKIIFQNILMHNVSHPIIIDQYYCDSSSPCANQTSAVSIDSISFRNIRGTSATEEAITLSCSESHPCKRLYLEDIELVSLSGNTKSFCWEAYGRSSGMIHPPSCLLSAENVSPQHQVRVNKTAE